A genome region from Tolypothrix sp. PCC 7712 includes the following:
- a CDS encoding tetratricopeptide repeat protein, translating into MSDSLPLRDRYLALIDEIVDTTLKGKISSVEQVYQMLLKGVNPGTGEVFELVLSDRLGAIQSQVDGEKDELKKAKATRSLRAMKTIHSQWLRWQEHNKATEAIVSAVREITTAEAEERLATFLRFTDPNQKYPLNSQQLQQLSKSLQQFAQADSDLQQISQGMNRGLAAWQRLQEHLVSWMYEQNQSLGFGGVAGESGPWATWAKQVTSPLPQALLRTLALEQSAIEFAAQQRSITLGDWVEMAFILQYLQRGLVNWFDQQPYNIQAGSKLSISTYLTFAVLWSQLASGFQNVATVYSNAASQIMLQILRNFALRPYFPLYGGIFASFSGNYLRGALDYLDEPLRQVEKTQEKARILTLLGYSQRALGQYRRAIDFHQQALEIARNAGDRACEIANLNHLSRTYVQEQDYVEAINNSQRALILSRQAGDAYGGQSLRTGEANALINLGYSEVMHAQELEQVEPETYEMAINYLQQGLKLSEQLGDIQSKALCFSSLGIAYLVIGQQQDAIKYLEEGFKTAQTSGDLYLQGRNLAYLAEAYYQLQNYEKAIYTGGLGMYLLEQIASREWRQPAGLLTILQGQLGTEAFQNFLQQHRPKIIAIIGVDGYDHIPHLLTVYQDDR; encoded by the coding sequence GTGTCAGACTCTCTACCTTTACGCGATCGCTACCTGGCTTTAATTGATGAAATTGTGGACACTACCCTCAAGGGCAAGATTAGCTCTGTGGAGCAGGTGTATCAAATGCTGCTCAAAGGGGTGAATCCTGGTACGGGGGAAGTGTTTGAGTTAGTGTTGAGCGATCGCTTGGGTGCGATTCAAAGCCAGGTAGATGGCGAAAAGGATGAACTGAAGAAAGCTAAGGCTACTCGGTCTTTAAGAGCCATGAAAACCATTCACAGTCAATGGCTGAGATGGCAAGAACACAACAAAGCTACAGAAGCGATCGTCTCTGCGGTGCGAGAAATTACTACAGCTGAGGCTGAGGAACGTCTAGCAACATTTCTGAGGTTTACTGACCCCAATCAAAAATATCCCCTAAATTCCCAACAGCTACAGCAATTGTCAAAATCTTTACAGCAATTTGCTCAAGCAGATTCCGATTTACAGCAAATATCCCAAGGAATGAATCGGGGTTTGGCTGCTTGGCAACGCTTGCAAGAACACTTAGTTAGTTGGATGTACGAGCAAAATCAATCACTAGGGTTTGGTGGCGTAGCCGGAGAAAGCGGCCCTTGGGCAACTTGGGCAAAGCAGGTTACTAGCCCATTACCCCAAGCATTACTGCGTACCTTAGCATTAGAGCAATCTGCCATTGAATTTGCCGCACAACAGCGCAGTATTACCCTGGGTGACTGGGTAGAGATGGCATTTATTCTGCAATATTTGCAACGGGGTTTAGTTAACTGGTTTGACCAACAACCTTACAATATCCAAGCTGGGTCAAAGTTATCAATTTCCACCTACTTGACCTTTGCGGTGCTGTGGAGTCAGTTAGCCAGTGGTTTCCAAAATGTAGCTACTGTCTACAGCAATGCTGCATCTCAAATCATGCTGCAAATTCTGCGTAACTTTGCCCTGCGTCCTTATTTTCCGCTTTACGGGGGGATTTTCGCTTCCTTTTCTGGGAATTATTTACGCGGTGCCTTAGATTATCTCGATGAACCACTGCGACAGGTAGAGAAGACCCAAGAAAAGGCGCGGATTTTGACACTTTTAGGTTATTCCCAACGAGCTTTAGGACAATACAGACGGGCAATTGACTTTCATCAACAAGCATTAGAAATAGCCAGAAATGCAGGCGATCGCGCCTGTGAAATTGCCAATCTCAACCACCTCAGCCGTACCTATGTCCAAGAACAAGATTATGTTGAGGCGATTAACAACAGCCAACGGGCATTAATTCTCAGCCGTCAAGCAGGCGATGCCTACGGCGGGCAAAGCCTACGTACAGGCGAAGCCAACGCCCTAATTAATTTAGGCTACAGCGAAGTGATGCACGCCCAAGAATTAGAGCAAGTAGAGCCAGAAACCTACGAAATGGCAATTAACTATTTGCAACAAGGCTTAAAGTTATCAGAACAATTAGGTGATATTCAAAGTAAAGCTTTGTGTTTCAGTAGTTTAGGAATCGCCTATCTTGTGATTGGGCAGCAACAGGATGCGATTAAATATTTGGAAGAAGGTTTTAAAACAGCGCAGACATCTGGTGACTTATATCTGCAAGGACGTAATTTAGCTTATTTAGCTGAAGCTTATTATCAACTGCAAAATTACGAAAAAGCAATTTACACTGGTGGTTTAGGAATGTATTTGCTAGAGCAAATTGCTTCTCGTGAATGGCGGCAACCAGCCGGATTACTAACAATTTTACAGGGACAACTAGGAACAGAAGCTTTCCAAAATTTCTTACAACAACACCGTCCCAAAATTATCGCCATTATCGGCGTAGATGGCTACGATCATATTCCCCATTTGTTAACAGTTTATCAGGACGATAGGTAA
- a CDS encoding CHAT domain-containing protein, whose product MKIYKIALLTFITLLTTIGQAPINHSAIVGINQASAQTPQARKAEAYKLFKEGSQQYDASQLEAALQSWQQALIIFREINNRQGEGAVLGNLGLVYYDLGDYQKAIEYHQQSLAIAVEVKDRQGEGQSLGNLGIAYDALGDYKQAIAYLQQTLAIAVEIKDRFIESNVLSNLGLAYAKLGEYPKAIDYHSSSLVIAREIKDRFGEGRSLSNLGAAYYSLGDYPKAIDYQQQSLAIAQQINDRVGQVKSLSNLGNAYLALGEYPKVIEYQQQSLAIAQQIKDSSGESNSLNNLGLAYYKQGNLSAAEKTLYEAIKVKESLRNQKLSDTNKVYLFDTQRSTYRILQKVLIAQNKTDAALEISERGRARAFVELLASRLSTNNKQADKSSSSPTIAEIKQIAKQQNATLVEYSIIYDDFKVAGKQQSQEYKLYIWVVKPTGEVTFRKVDLKYLWQKDKTNLNELVTQIRTGVGAFRGRNAGGILAVQNSQSAKSKKPLKKLYDILIKDIADLLPKNPSERVIFIPQSSLFLVPFPALRDEQGKYLLENHTILTAPAIQVLDFTQKLGQGRTINYNNALIAGNPTMPVVSTEPDQPATQLIPLPGAEQEAKTIADMLKTQAIIGKDATKANILQKLSTADVIHLATHGWADDNRGLGSWIALAPSGKDNGLLKAEEILDLKLKAQLVVLSACETGKGKLSGDGVIGLSRSLISAGVPSVLVSLWQVPDEPTQYLMVEFYQSLQTQPDKALALRQAMLKTKEKFPSPVNWAAFTLIGER is encoded by the coding sequence ATGAAGATATACAAAATCGCACTTCTGACTTTCATCACTCTACTCACCACCATTGGACAAGCGCCCATCAACCACAGCGCCATTGTGGGAATAAACCAAGCGTCAGCGCAAACCCCACAGGCGCGGAAAGCTGAAGCATACAAACTGTTTAAAGAAGGGAGTCAGCAGTATGATGCTAGTCAATTAGAAGCGGCATTACAATCGTGGCAACAAGCACTAATTATTTTCCGAGAAATCAACAACCGTCAAGGTGAGGGTGCAGTGCTGGGTAATCTCGGTCTTGTTTACTATGATTTAGGAGACTATCAAAAAGCGATTGAGTATCATCAGCAGAGTTTAGCGATCGCAGTTGAAGTTAAAGACCGTCAAGGTGAGGGACAATCATTAGGTAATCTCGGTATTGCTTACGATGCTTTAGGAGACTACAAACAAGCGATCGCTTACCTCCAGCAAACTTTAGCGATCGCAGTGGAAATTAAAGATAGATTCATTGAGAGTAATGTACTCTCGAATCTTGGTCTTGCTTACGCTAAGTTGGGTGAATACCCAAAAGCTATTGATTACCATTCCTCAAGTTTAGTCATTGCTAGGGAAATCAAAGACCGTTTTGGAGAAGGTAGATCCCTGAGTAATCTCGGTGCTGCTTATTATTCTTTGGGAGACTATCCAAAAGCGATTGATTACCAACAACAGAGTTTAGCGATCGCCCAACAAATCAACGACCGAGTAGGTCAGGTAAAATCCTTAAGTAATCTGGGTAATGCTTACCTAGCCTTAGGAGAATACCCCAAAGTTATTGAGTACCAACAACAGAGTTTAGCGATCGCCCAACAAATTAAAGACAGTAGTGGTGAGAGTAACTCTTTAAACAATCTAGGGCTAGCTTACTACAAACAAGGTAATCTCAGCGCCGCAGAGAAAACATTATATGAAGCAATTAAGGTTAAAGAATCTCTGCGAAATCAAAAATTATCTGATACCAATAAAGTATATCTTTTTGATACCCAACGTAGCACCTACAGAATTTTACAAAAAGTTCTCATTGCTCAAAATAAAACTGATGCTGCTTTAGAAATTTCCGAACGTGGTCGGGCTAGGGCGTTTGTTGAGTTGTTAGCATCTCGCCTATCTACTAATAATAAACAAGCAGATAAATCATCTTCATCACCAACAATTGCGGAAATTAAACAAATTGCTAAACAGCAAAATGCCACCCTTGTGGAATATTCTATTATTTATGATGATTTCAAAGTAGCAGGTAAACAACAATCGCAAGAATATAAGCTCTATATTTGGGTTGTTAAACCAACCGGTGAAGTCACATTCCGCAAAGTTGACCTGAAATACTTATGGCAAAAAGATAAGACAAATTTAAATGAACTAGTTACCCAAATTCGCACAGGAGTTGGTGCTTTTAGAGGTAGAAATGCTGGCGGTATTTTAGCAGTACAAAATTCTCAGTCTGCTAAAAGTAAAAAACCCTTAAAAAAACTGTATGACATCTTAATTAAAGATATCGCTGATTTATTACCAAAAAACCCTAGTGAACGAGTTATTTTCATCCCTCAAAGTTCTTTATTCCTTGTTCCTTTCCCAGCTTTGCGCGATGAACAAGGTAAGTATTTACTGGAAAACCATACCATCCTCACCGCCCCAGCAATTCAAGTATTAGATTTCACTCAAAAATTAGGACAGGGAAGAACAATCAACTATAATAATGCTCTGATTGCAGGTAATCCAACTATGCCTGTAGTCTCTACAGAACCAGATCAACCAGCAACACAGTTAATTCCACTACCAGGGGCGGAACAAGAAGCCAAGACAATTGCTGATATGTTAAAAACTCAAGCAATTATCGGGAAAGATGCGACTAAAGCTAATATTCTGCAAAAGTTATCAACAGCAGATGTGATTCATTTAGCTACTCACGGTTGGGCGGATGATAACCGGGGTTTGGGTAGTTGGATTGCGCTTGCACCATCGGGTAAAGATAATGGTTTACTCAAAGCTGAAGAAATATTAGATTTAAAATTAAAAGCTCAATTAGTTGTTCTCAGTGCTTGTGAAACGGGGAAAGGTAAACTTTCTGGTGATGGGGTAATTGGGTTATCGCGATCGTTAATTTCTGCGGGTGTTCCCAGTGTGTTAGTTTCTCTGTGGCAAGTACCTGATGAACCGACACAATATTTAATGGTGGAGTTTTATCAGAGTTTGCAAACTCAACCAGATAAGGCGCTGGCTTTGCGTCAAGCGATGTTGAAAACAAAGGAGAAATTTCCTTCGCCTGTTAATTGGGCGGCGTTTACTTTGATTGGAGAAAGATAA
- a CDS encoding nitrate ABC transporter ATP-binding protein (This model describes the ATP binding subunits of ATP-binding cassette (ABC) transporters for nitrate transport, or for bicarbonate transport, in bacteria and archaea.), which yields MQNRNLRLAENPRDAQRTGYAGGISTRQPFLEIRDVSKVYPTKKGPFTVLDGVNLNVEQGEFICVIGHSGCGKSTLLNMVSGFNFPTSGEVLLEGKPITKPGPDRMVVFQNYALLPWRTAFENIYLAVNAVYPEKPEQEKRAIVREHLAMVGLADAMEKKPMQMSGGMRQRVSIARALAIRPKVLILDEPFGALDAITKEELQEELLKIWGDNRCTVLMITHDIDEALFLADKLVMMTNGPHAKIGEVLEIPFSRPRDRARIMEDPQYYKLRNYALDFLFNRFAHDDVG from the coding sequence ATGCAAAACCGCAATTTAAGACTAGCTGAAAACCCCAGAGATGCACAAAGAACAGGATACGCAGGTGGAATTAGCACCCGTCAGCCTTTCCTAGAAATTAGAGACGTTTCTAAAGTTTACCCCACCAAAAAAGGCCCCTTCACCGTACTTGATGGCGTTAACCTCAACGTCGAACAAGGTGAGTTTATTTGTGTAATTGGTCACTCTGGCTGTGGCAAATCCACTCTATTAAATATGGTGTCGGGGTTTAACTTTCCCACCTCCGGCGAAGTACTGCTAGAAGGAAAACCCATCACCAAACCAGGCCCAGACAGGATGGTGGTTTTCCAAAACTATGCTTTGCTTCCCTGGCGCACAGCATTTGAAAATATTTATCTCGCTGTCAACGCAGTTTACCCCGAAAAGCCAGAACAGGAAAAACGAGCGATCGTCCGGGAACATTTGGCAATGGTGGGACTGGCTGATGCAATGGAAAAGAAACCAATGCAAATGTCCGGTGGTATGAGACAGAGAGTTTCCATCGCCCGTGCATTGGCAATTCGTCCCAAAGTGCTGATTTTAGACGAACCTTTTGGGGCGTTAGATGCGATTACCAAAGAAGAATTACAAGAAGAATTACTGAAGATTTGGGGTGATAATCGCTGCACAGTGCTGATGATTACCCATGATATTGATGAAGCACTGTTTTTAGCAGACAAATTGGTAATGATGACCAATGGCCCCCATGCAAAGATTGGGGAAGTCTTAGAAATTCCTTTTTCTCGCCCACGCGATCGCGCCCGCATCATGGAAGATCCACAATATTATAAGCTGCGGAACTATGCCCTAGACTTCCTCTTTAACAGATTTGCCCACGATGACGTAGGGTAA